The Fimbriimonas ginsengisoli Gsoil 348 genome window below encodes:
- the tdh gene encoding L-threonine 3-dehydrogenase: MRAISKVRPEPGVEIVQVPEPSVGHGQVKIKLEAASVCGTDLHIYNWDAWASSRIKPPTIIGHEFCGTIVEVGEGVLDRAVGDFVSSESHIVCGHCKQCLNGQGHVCVNTKILGVDVDGGFAEYAVIPSQNARPTNRSVPREIAAFQDALGNAVHTAMAGPLKDQVVLITGMGPIGLFAVSVCKAAGAAKVITTEISPYRIDLAHKVGADLVLSPKDGDLCSRIEKEAPGGVDATLEMSGHPSSLELAVQCTRPGGRISLLGLYGNSMQTVDINALIFKGIDLQGIVGRRIWQTWDQMGELLEGGKLNLRPVITHQMHYTEFQRAMELMKAGQAGKVVFTFES, encoded by the coding sequence GTGAGAGCAATTTCGAAAGTGCGACCTGAGCCTGGGGTCGAGATCGTCCAGGTACCGGAGCCCAGCGTGGGGCACGGACAGGTCAAAATCAAGCTTGAGGCGGCCTCCGTCTGCGGCACCGATCTCCACATCTACAACTGGGACGCGTGGGCATCCTCCCGAATCAAGCCGCCGACGATCATCGGCCACGAGTTCTGCGGAACGATCGTCGAGGTCGGCGAAGGGGTGCTCGACCGAGCGGTCGGCGACTTCGTCAGCAGCGAAAGCCACATCGTTTGCGGCCACTGCAAGCAGTGCCTGAACGGCCAGGGGCACGTGTGCGTCAACACCAAGATCCTTGGGGTCGACGTGGACGGCGGGTTCGCCGAATACGCGGTGATCCCGTCGCAGAACGCCCGACCGACCAACCGGTCGGTGCCGCGCGAGATCGCGGCGTTCCAAGACGCACTCGGCAATGCGGTGCACACGGCGATGGCGGGGCCGCTCAAAGATCAGGTGGTCCTGATCACCGGAATGGGCCCGATCGGCCTCTTCGCCGTTTCGGTTTGCAAGGCGGCGGGAGCAGCGAAGGTGATCACCACCGAGATCTCGCCCTACCGGATCGACCTCGCCCATAAGGTGGGAGCCGATCTCGTTTTGTCGCCCAAGGATGGCGACCTTTGCTCGCGGATCGAGAAGGAAGCGCCGGGCGGGGTGGACGCGACGCTGGAGATGTCGGGGCACCCTTCTTCTCTGGAGCTGGCGGTGCAGTGCACCCGACCCGGGGGGCGCATCTCGCTTCTCGGCCTGTATGGAAACTCCATGCAAACTGTGGACATCAACGCGCTGATTTTCAAAGGGATCGACCTCCAAGGGATCGTCGGCCGCCGGATCTGGCAGACCTGGGACCAGATGGGCGAGCTGCTGGAGGGCGGCAAGCTGAACCTGCGACCGGTCATCACCCACCAGATGCACTACACGGAGTTCCAGCGTGCGATGGAGCTGATGAAGGCGGGACAGGCGGGCAAGGTCGTGTTTACGTTCGAAAGTTAG
- a CDS encoding YggS family pyridoxal phosphate-dependent enzyme, which produces MDWRHLSANFAEIYSRIAQAAEAVDRDPASVTLIAVSKTFPVDAIRAAYDLGHRHFGESRLQEALPKIEALPEDIVWHFIGKLQSNKAKRVAQLFDVIHTIESEAQLKEIAKAGRRVDALIEVNVANEAQKSGIFPVALDLLHAKLLDFPQASFRGLMTIGPATDNPEEMRPIFRKLREENARLGGQWLSMGMSGDFEVAIQEGASHVRIGTALFGAR; this is translated from the coding sequence ATGGACTGGAGGCATCTTTCCGCTAATTTTGCAGAGATCTACTCCCGAATCGCGCAAGCGGCAGAGGCGGTAGACCGGGATCCGGCGTCCGTTACTCTGATTGCGGTTTCGAAGACGTTTCCGGTCGACGCGATTCGGGCGGCTTACGACCTGGGGCATCGGCACTTTGGGGAAAGCCGACTACAGGAGGCGCTGCCGAAGATCGAGGCGTTGCCGGAGGATATCGTTTGGCACTTCATCGGAAAGCTTCAATCGAACAAGGCGAAGCGGGTCGCACAGCTTTTCGACGTCATCCACACGATCGAGTCGGAAGCACAGCTCAAGGAGATCGCAAAAGCAGGACGCCGTGTCGATGCGTTGATCGAGGTGAACGTCGCTAACGAGGCGCAAAAATCAGGCATATTTCCTGTAGCTCTTGACCTGCTCCATGCAAAACTCCTAGACTTTCCTCAAGCAAGTTTCCGAGGCCTGATGACGATCGGCCCGGCGACCGACAATCCAGAAGAGATGCGTCCGATTTTTCGGAAGCTTCGCGAAGAGAATGCTCGGCTCGGCGGCCAATGGCTCAGCATGGGAATGAGCGGGGATTTCGAAGTGGCGATCCAAGAGGGAGCGAGCCACGTGAGAATTGGTACGGCGCTATTTGGAGCGCGATAG
- a CDS encoding cell division protein SepF → MEEMVIQDKPGFFGRITGMFTRTEEYEVMEEEAAPVMHDRTSAVAASQLRQNYRYTVTVRRQITSFDDAMAAANGLKRGEQQIMNLSATDPVTRQKIVDFMCGVNFAQEGTWEEVGEHVYLIVPSNAYVELAPPTPRVNALRN, encoded by the coding sequence ATGGAAGAGATGGTTATCCAGGACAAGCCTGGTTTTTTCGGCCGTATTACCGGCATGTTTACTCGTACCGAAGAGTACGAAGTCATGGAGGAAGAGGCGGCCCCGGTCATGCATGACCGCACCAGCGCGGTCGCGGCTTCGCAACTTCGCCAGAATTACCGATACACGGTGACGGTTCGCCGACAGATCACATCGTTCGACGACGCGATGGCGGCGGCAAACGGTCTGAAGCGCGGCGAGCAGCAGATCATGAATCTCTCGGCGACCGATCCGGTCACCCGCCAGAAGATCGTCGACTTTATGTGCGGCGTCAACTTCGCGCAGGAAGGGACCTGGGAAGAGGTCGGCGAGCACGTCTACCTCATCGTCCCGTCCAACGCCTACGTAGAGCTCGCCCCTCCCACCCCGCGCGTCAACGCGCTACGGAACTAA
- the cysS gene encoding cysteine--tRNA ligase, protein MPAKTFRLTDTLSGQVKPLATLEPDHLRFYSCGPTVYSYAHIGNFRSFLTADLVVRTARAIGWRVTWVSNITDVGHLTDDDVADAQGEDKMERALRSKEGEQFHNVWELSEYYTEAYREDWRNLNMVEPEIRPKATQHVREQIVAVEELIKNGHAYETPTGVYFSIESFPDYGKLSGNTRDNLRKAVREAVVVDENKRESSDFALWKKDDKHLMQWFSPYGWGFPGWHIECTVMAMKYLGETLDLHSGGEDNRFPHHECEIAQSESLTGKPFSNHWLHTRFLLVDGEKMSKSKGNFYTVRDLLAKGADPLAVRLALMSTHFTKELNFTEQGLNDATGNVERLRRADHAVAAALEAKRDGEDVLGTLLEDLGDQALDAMCNDLNTSVALAKALEGARAITREAEGMSMATAESSLRFLDRINDLLGIVRSQYGDAKAECAPPAVDASVIEAKIAERAEAKRAKEFARADAIRQELDSMGIELRDTPQGTVWVAKSAGL, encoded by the coding sequence ATGCCCGCCAAGACCTTCCGCCTAACGGATACCCTCTCCGGACAGGTGAAGCCCCTCGCCACCCTCGAGCCCGACCACCTTCGCTTTTACTCGTGCGGGCCGACGGTGTATTCGTACGCGCACATTGGAAACTTCCGCAGCTTTCTCACTGCGGACCTCGTGGTGCGGACGGCGCGGGCGATCGGCTGGCGGGTCACCTGGGTCAGCAACATCACCGACGTGGGGCACCTTACCGACGACGACGTCGCCGATGCCCAAGGCGAAGACAAGATGGAGCGGGCTCTCCGAAGCAAGGAGGGGGAGCAGTTTCACAACGTGTGGGAGCTGAGCGAGTACTACACCGAGGCTTACCGCGAAGATTGGCGAAACCTGAATATGGTCGAGCCGGAGATCCGGCCCAAGGCAACCCAGCACGTCCGCGAGCAGATTGTGGCCGTCGAAGAGCTGATCAAGAACGGACACGCGTACGAGACCCCTACCGGCGTTTATTTTTCCATCGAGAGCTTTCCCGACTATGGAAAGTTGAGCGGCAACACCCGCGACAACCTTCGCAAGGCGGTCCGCGAGGCGGTAGTCGTGGACGAGAACAAGCGAGAGTCGTCCGACTTCGCCCTGTGGAAGAAGGACGACAAACACTTGATGCAGTGGTTCTCGCCTTACGGATGGGGCTTTCCGGGCTGGCACATCGAGTGCACGGTCATGGCGATGAAGTACCTGGGCGAGACGCTCGACCTGCACAGCGGTGGGGAAGACAATCGATTCCCGCACCACGAGTGCGAGATCGCCCAAAGCGAGAGTCTCACCGGCAAGCCGTTCAGCAATCACTGGCTTCACACCCGGTTCCTGTTGGTCGACGGCGAGAAGATGAGCAAGTCGAAGGGGAACTTCTACACGGTTCGCGATCTGCTTGCTAAAGGGGCCGACCCGCTCGCCGTGCGGCTCGCCTTGATGTCGACCCACTTTACGAAGGAGCTCAACTTCACCGAGCAGGGTCTAAACGACGCGACCGGCAACGTCGAGCGGCTGCGCCGGGCCGATCACGCGGTGGCGGCGGCCCTGGAAGCGAAGCGCGATGGCGAGGACGTTCTCGGCACGCTTCTGGAAGATCTCGGCGACCAAGCACTGGACGCCATGTGCAACGATCTGAATACGTCGGTCGCCCTGGCCAAAGCGCTCGAGGGGGCCCGAGCGATCACCCGCGAGGCGGAAGGCATGTCGATGGCGACGGCGGAGAGCTCGCTACGCTTCCTCGACCGGATCAACGACCTGCTCGGAATCGTCCGCAGCCAGTACGGCGACGCCAAGGCCGAGTGCGCCCCCCCGGCAGTCGACGCCTCCGTCATCGAAGCGAAGATCGCCGAGCGGGCCGAAGCCAAGCGAGCCAAGGAGTTCGCCCGCGCCGACGCCATTCGCCAAGAGCTTGACTCCATGGGCATCGAGCTCCGCGACACCCCTCAAGGAACCGTCTGGGTGGCCAAGAGCGCCGGTTTGTAA
- a CDS encoding aldo/keto reductase has product MNYRPLGRTGWNVSDISFGAWAVGGTWGPVEDEESLKAMHRAVDLGVNFFDTADVYGDGRSERLIRRLRAERSEEIHVATKAGRRLNPHAAEGYTRENLEAFIDRSRENLGVDTLDLLQLHCPPNPVYYEPDVFGALDDFVSAGKIRYWGVSVEKVEEAIKATDNPNCQSVQIIFNIFRQRPADLFFDLALVRQVGVIARIPLSSGMLTGKLRPDSRFDADDHRTFNREGAAFDKGETFSGVPYQAGLEAVEELRQLIPSGMTMGQFALRWVLMSDAVTCAIPGGKRVDQVEQNCAASDFDRIPVEVMAAVREIYNERIRPLVHDRW; this is encoded by the coding sequence GTGAACTACCGCCCCCTCGGCCGAACCGGTTGGAATGTCAGCGATATCAGCTTCGGCGCATGGGCCGTGGGAGGGACCTGGGGACCGGTGGAAGACGAAGAATCGCTCAAGGCGATGCATCGGGCCGTCGACCTGGGAGTTAACTTTTTCGACACCGCCGACGTGTATGGCGACGGACGCAGCGAGCGGCTGATCCGCCGACTCCGAGCGGAGCGAAGCGAGGAGATTCACGTCGCCACCAAGGCGGGCCGCCGGCTTAACCCACACGCGGCGGAGGGATATACCCGCGAAAATCTGGAGGCATTCATCGACCGCAGCCGTGAAAACCTCGGCGTAGATACGCTCGATTTGCTGCAGCTCCACTGTCCGCCCAACCCGGTCTATTATGAGCCGGACGTCTTCGGGGCGCTCGACGATTTCGTCTCGGCCGGCAAGATCCGGTACTGGGGCGTCAGCGTCGAAAAGGTCGAGGAAGCGATCAAGGCGACCGACAACCCGAACTGCCAGTCGGTGCAGATCATTTTCAATATCTTCCGGCAGCGCCCCGCCGATCTGTTCTTCGACCTCGCATTGGTACGCCAGGTCGGCGTCATCGCGCGCATCCCGCTCAGCAGCGGAATGCTCACGGGCAAGCTAAGGCCCGATAGCCGCTTCGATGCCGACGACCACCGAACCTTCAATCGCGAGGGGGCCGCTTTCGATAAAGGGGAAACTTTCTCAGGAGTTCCGTATCAGGCGGGTTTGGAAGCGGTCGAGGAGCTTCGGCAATTGATACCTTCCGGAATGACGATGGGGCAGTTCGCCTTGCGCTGGGTCCTCATGTCCGACGCGGTGACATGCGCAATCCCCGGTGGGAAGCGAGTCGACCAGGTCGAGCAAAACTGCGCCGCATCCGACTTCGATCGGATTCCGGTCGAGGTCATGGCCGCGGTACGCGAGATCTATAACGAGCGCATTCGACCGCTGGTTCACGACCGCTGGTAG
- a CDS encoding MGMT family protein has protein sequence MDELWELVKKIPRGRVAAYGALGAALSRPVSGYLVGRMMANCPPDVPWWRVVDRHGKMVVAKRDPVAAETQRRRLENEKTEMADEDTVSPSAFIDPDLL, from the coding sequence GTGGACGAACTTTGGGAGCTGGTAAAGAAGATTCCGCGGGGGCGGGTGGCGGCTTATGGGGCGCTTGGGGCGGCGTTGTCGCGGCCGGTGAGCGGTTACCTCGTGGGGCGGATGATGGCGAACTGTCCGCCGGATGTGCCTTGGTGGCGGGTGGTGGACCGGCACGGGAAGATGGTGGTCGCGAAGCGCGACCCGGTCGCGGCGGAGACGCAGCGGCGGCGGCTGGAAAACGAAAAAACGGAAATGGCCGACGAGGACACCGTGTCCCCATCGGCCTTTATCGATCCGGATCTCTTGTGA
- a CDS encoding NAD(P)H-dependent oxidoreductase, with product MNVLVVYAHPEPRSFTGALRDAAVQTLTEQGHEVQVSDLYSMGFNPVPGWHDFVDHDRLEFFGYETEQKRATAAGSFAADLRLEMEKLAQADLLILVFPLWWYGFPAILKGWVDRVFAAGFAYGSGRWYSKGVFRGKRAMLAFTTGGPATAYSADGLQGDIARIVYPLHHGILHYTGFDVLEPFVAFGASYAEPESRAAILASFEARLRGLESEAAIPPPDLGDFDERLRRK from the coding sequence ATGAATGTCCTTGTCGTTTACGCCCACCCCGAGCCGCGGAGTTTTACTGGTGCGTTGAGAGACGCGGCGGTTCAGACGTTAACCGAGCAGGGGCATGAGGTGCAGGTCTCGGACCTGTATTCGATGGGGTTCAACCCGGTGCCGGGGTGGCACGATTTCGTCGACCACGACCGGCTTGAGTTTTTCGGCTACGAGACGGAGCAGAAGCGGGCCACCGCTGCCGGGTCTTTCGCGGCCGACCTTCGCTTGGAGATGGAGAAGCTTGCGCAGGCCGATCTGCTGATTCTGGTCTTCCCTCTCTGGTGGTACGGCTTCCCCGCCATCCTTAAGGGGTGGGTCGACCGCGTTTTCGCCGCGGGATTCGCCTACGGGAGCGGGCGGTGGTACAGCAAAGGGGTTTTCCGAGGGAAGCGGGCCATGCTGGCGTTTACGACCGGCGGTCCGGCAACGGCTTATTCCGCCGACGGCCTACAGGGCGACATTGCCAGGATCGTCTATCCGCTCCATCACGGCATTCTCCACTACACGGGGTTCGACGTTTTGGAACCGTTCGTGGCATTCGGCGCCAGTTACGCCGAGCCAGAGAGCCGGGCTGCGATTCTCGCCTCCTTCGAAGCACGGCTGCGCGGGCTGGAGTCGGAGGCGGCGATCCCGCCGCCCGATCTGGGCGACTTCGACGAACGCCTGCGACGCAAGTAG
- the glmS gene encoding glutamine--fructose-6-phosphate transaminase (isomerizing), which produces MCGIAGYVGPRNAVEIVYDQLKRLEYRGYDSAGVAYLDNGHIEVVKRAGKLNELHKLLEQTPRKSELAIAHSRWATHGGPTDANAHPHYDAYERIAMIHNGIIENYLDLREELIAKGHKFRSQTDTEVAAHVIGEEYEKGVPIEEAVRKACLRLRGAYALVVISNVEQEKIVAARNASPLVLGVGEGENMLASDIPALLPYTREVVIMEEDCVATITRTSVSIVDLDGREQPVKPIHIDWDITSAERGGYEHFMLKEIHEQPQVIRQALAGRIDEKGRVRLEQVFNEHVWTEIDRVNIIACGTAYHAGLMGKHLFEKILRLPTDVYHSSEFRYGDPVLSPRSLAIFVSQSGETADTLAALRLCKQRRIRTLGVVNVIGSSIARECDKTIFTQAGPEISVASTKAYTAQVIVLSLLALYIAQVQEMPGVRVDEAVAELTKLAERAETCMELEEQMKGIADMYRNMPLCFFLGRGADAHVALEGALKLKEIAYIPTQESPAGEMKHGPLALVQPGVVAMFGATEPDLRDKVVSNMQEVKARGGTIIAVTTDDDTVTSRASDDVIRVPTCVYPFMSALLSIIPMQFFAYHVARLNGCEIDQPRNLAKSVTVE; this is translated from the coding sequence ATGTGTGGAATTGCCGGATATGTCGGACCTCGGAATGCGGTCGAGATCGTTTACGACCAGCTTAAGAGGCTTGAATACCGTGGGTACGACAGCGCCGGCGTAGCGTATTTGGACAACGGCCATATCGAGGTCGTAAAGCGCGCGGGCAAGCTGAACGAGCTGCACAAGCTGCTGGAGCAGACGCCACGGAAGTCGGAGCTGGCCATCGCCCACTCTCGCTGGGCCACGCACGGCGGGCCGACCGACGCCAACGCGCACCCGCACTACGACGCGTACGAGCGGATCGCGATGATCCACAACGGGATCATCGAGAACTACCTCGACCTCCGTGAGGAGCTGATCGCCAAAGGGCACAAGTTCCGGTCGCAGACCGACACCGAGGTCGCGGCTCACGTCATCGGCGAGGAGTACGAGAAGGGAGTGCCGATCGAGGAGGCGGTCCGTAAGGCGTGCCTCCGGCTCCGCGGCGCCTACGCGCTCGTGGTGATTAGCAACGTCGAGCAGGAGAAGATCGTCGCCGCGCGGAATGCCAGCCCGCTCGTTCTCGGCGTCGGCGAAGGCGAGAACATGCTCGCCAGCGACATCCCCGCCCTCCTCCCCTACACCCGTGAAGTCGTCATCATGGAGGAGGATTGCGTGGCGACGATCACGCGAACCTCAGTCTCCATCGTCGATCTCGACGGGCGCGAGCAGCCGGTCAAACCGATCCACATCGACTGGGACATCACCTCCGCCGAGCGCGGCGGCTACGAGCATTTCATGCTCAAAGAAATCCACGAGCAGCCGCAGGTCATCCGCCAGGCGCTCGCCGGACGCATCGACGAGAAAGGTCGCGTTCGCCTGGAGCAGGTGTTCAACGAGCACGTTTGGACCGAGATCGACCGGGTCAACATCATCGCCTGCGGCACTGCGTACCACGCGGGGCTCATGGGCAAGCACCTCTTCGAGAAGATCCTTCGACTGCCGACCGACGTCTACCACTCGAGCGAATTCCGCTACGGCGATCCGGTTCTCTCGCCACGTTCGTTGGCGATCTTTGTGAGCCAGTCGGGTGAAACGGCCGACACGCTTGCCGCGCTTCGTCTCTGCAAGCAACGCCGGATCCGGACCCTCGGCGTCGTCAACGTCATCGGCTCCAGCATCGCCCGCGAGTGCGACAAGACGATCTTCACTCAGGCCGGTCCCGAGATTTCGGTTGCCAGCACCAAGGCATACACCGCACAGGTCATCGTTCTCTCGCTCCTGGCGCTCTACATTGCCCAGGTTCAGGAGATGCCGGGCGTTCGGGTGGACGAAGCGGTCGCGGAGCTGACGAAGCTCGCCGAGCGGGCCGAGACGTGTATGGAGCTCGAGGAGCAGATGAAGGGGATCGCGGACATGTATCGCAACATGCCGCTCTGCTTCTTCCTCGGCCGCGGCGCCGATGCCCACGTGGCACTCGAGGGCGCATTGAAGCTGAAGGAGATCGCCTACATCCCGACTCAAGAATCGCCGGCCGGCGAGATGAAGCACGGACCGCTGGCGCTGGTTCAGCCCGGTGTCGTCGCGATGTTCGGAGCGACGGAGCCCGACCTTCGAGACAAGGTCGTTAGCAACATGCAGGAAGTGAAGGCCCGAGGCGGCACGATCATCGCGGTCACGACCGACGACGATACGGTCACCTCGCGCGCTTCGGACGATGTGATTCGGGTCCCGACTTGCGTCTACCCGTTCATGTCGGCCCTGCTCTCGATCATTCCGATGCAGTTCTTCGCCTACCACGTCGCCCGGCTCAACGGCTGCGAAATCGACCAACCGCGAAACCTCGCCAAGTCGGTCACCGTCGAGTAA